The following nucleotide sequence is from Candidatus Bipolaricaulis sibiricus.
GGAGGCCCTCCCCGTGGAGGCCCCGACGGAACCGAGCCCCGAGCTTCAGGAGCTCGAGGCGAGGTTCCACGGCGTGCTCGAGGAGGATTTCACCACCCCCGGGGCGCTGGGCGTGCTCCAGGAGATCGTGGGGGTGGGGCACGGGCGCCGCCAGGCCGGGGACCTTGGGGGGGCGAAGGCTGCGGCGGCCCTTATCCGGCGGCTGGGGGGGAGCCTGGGGCTGTTCCAGGCCCCTCGACCGGCCACGAGCGCTCTTGCCGATGACCTGATTCAGCTCCTTGTCGAGCTGCGCGCCGAGTTGCGGGCGGCCAAGCAGTTCGCCCTCGCTGACCGGGTGCGGGAGAGGCTTTTCGCGCTCGGGGTCGAGCTCCGCGACGGGCCCGAGGGCACCCGCTGGGCCCTTCGCCCCCCGTCTCCCGAGCCGGGCGCGCGGGCCGGGGAGGGCTGATCGAGAGCGCCGGCGTTCGCCGGTAGGCGGGTGTTGTCCGATCTGGGCCCGATCGCTACCATCCTCGGCGTGGGACCATGCCCAGGGCGAGGAAGGGGGGAGGGCGGACGAACCCCACCGGCGGGGACCTAGGCTTCGGGGCCGAGCTGTGGCGCATGGCCGATGCGCTGCGCGGGTCGATGGACGCCGCCGACTACAAGCACGTGGTGCTCGGCCTGATTTTCCTCAAGTACATCTCCGACGCCTTCGAGGAGCAGCATGCCAGGCTCGTCGCCGAGCAGACAGAGGGCGCCGACCCCGAGGACCCCGATGAATACCGCGCCCATGCCACTGGCAACGGCAACGGTGGCCGTGCCCGCGCCGACATTTGGATCTACGGCCAGGAGTCAAACTACGCTACCTGGCGGCTTGCCAAGATGAACCTGGCCACCCGCGGGAGCGACGGGCGGGTCGAGCAGCCTGTTGTGTGCCGTGTCGCTCCGCGTCATGGCACGAAGTGCATCGCTCAAGAAGAATGGAAAGGAGGATGGAACCATGCCTATTCCTGATTATCAGTCACTGATGCTGCCCTTACTCAGGCGCCTCGGAGACGGCGCGGAGCAAAACATACGCGATTTGATTACCCAGCTGGCTGAGGAATTCGCTCTCACCGACGCCGAACGCAAGGAGCTTTTGCCGAGTGGCCAGCAACCTGTCTTCGACAACCGCGTGGGCTGGGCGAGAACCTACATGAAAAAAGCCGGCCTGCTGGAAAGTTCTCGCCGGGGCTGGGTACGCATTAGCCAGCGAGGGCTCAACGTGCTCAAGGAGCAACCCGAGCGTATCGACGATCACTTCCTCGAACGCTTCGAGGAGTTCCGCGCCTTCCGCGCGCTGAGAAAAACTACTGCACCGACAGATCAGGCTTTAGCAACAGGCGACGAGCCATCGCCAGAAGAGTCGCTTGCACGGGCGTACGAGACCCTTAAGCAAGGTGTGTTGGACGAGCTCTTGGAGCGGGTGAGTCAGGTCTCGTTCGAGTTTTTCGAACGCCTGGTCGTAGAGTTGCTGGTGCGCATGGGTTACGGCGGTTCATTTCAGGAAGCCGCCCGTGCCGTGGGGCGCAGTGGCGACGAAGGAATCGACGGCATCATCAAGGAGGACCGACTTGGGCTCGATGTCGTCTACATTCAGGCCAAGCGTTGGACAAACCTCGTCAGTAGACCAGAAATCCAAAAGTTTGCTGGTGCACTTCAGGGTCATCGCGCCCGCAAAGGCGTGTTCATTACCACCTCCAGCTTCAGCAAGGAAGCTTGGGAGTACGTCGAGAAAATCGACAGCAAGATCGTGCTCATTGACGGTGAGCAGCTTGCGAACCTCATGTTTGAGAACGGCGTGGGTGTATCTCCCGTTGGAACCTACTCGGTCAAGAAGGTGGATAACGATTTCTTCCTCGAGGAGTGAACAGTCCATGACCCCCGGCACCATCTCCGCCAAACCGCCCTTCAACGTCTCTGACTGGGGCGGCGAGCGGTTGCGCGACGACAAGCGCTGGCAGTACGGCGTGCCGATCCGGCGTGCGGGGGGCACAGATTGCGGATGGGGATGGCCTCATGAGTGAGAAGCAGATCCTCCACCAAGGACAGATTCTCACTGGCTCGCTCTTTAATGAGCCGATGCGCGTGGAGACGGTACATGACAACGGGAACGGAACGTGGGTTCTCGGTCTCGTGGGTACTCAGAGCGAGCGATTCCGCAAGGTGACGTTATCTGGCCAGGACCTTGCTGGCCTCACCATCCTTGATGCGGGTTTCAGCTACGACGGAGACGGACGCCTCCTTCGCCTGGGCCTTCAGGCGTATTCGCTTGGCATCGCCTGGGAGTTCGACCCTTACTTCGGCCTCTCCATCTCACGTGTTGACCCGTTGCCCCACCAGCTTGAGGCCGTCTACGACTACATCTTGAAGCTGCCCCGAGTCCACTTTCTCCTCGCCGACGACGCCGGAGCCGGCAAGACCATCATGGCCGGGTTGCTGATCCGAGAGCTTCAATTGCGCGGTCTGGCAGAGCGGATTCTTGTGGCCTGCCCGGCGAACCTCTCCTTCCAGTGGCAGCGCGAACTCAAGGAGAAGTTCGACGAGAAGTTCCTTGTCCTCAAGGGCGACGACATCCGCGACCAGTTTGGTGTCAACCAATGGCTGGAGCAGAAGAAGGTCATCACATCCCTGGACCTCGCCAAGCGGACCGAGATCCTGCCCGGCTTGAGGCAGGTTCACTGGGACCTGGCCATCGTGGACGAGGCGCATCGCATGTCGGCCGCCGACGAGAGCCACAAGAGCCTGCGGTACAAGCTGGGCGAGCTGCTGCGCGACACGTCGGATCACCTGCTCCTCCTTACGGCCACGCCGCACAAGGGCGATCCGGAAAACTTTAGCCTGTTCCTCCAGCTTCTAGATGCGGACGCCTATGCGGACGTCCGCTCCATCCGCGAGGCGATGGACCGCCGCCGCGCGCCGTTCTATCTCCGCCGCACCAAAGAGGCCATGGTCTACTTCCCTGAGCGCAGGCCCGATGGCACCTGGGTGGCGGAGAAGATTTTCACCAAGCGCATCCCGCACACCGTGGAATTCCAGATCGACGGACCCGAGTTCGACCTCTACCGCGACATCACGCGATTCGTGAAACAGCAGAGCACGAAGGCTGCGGCCCAAGGCGACGATCCCCGTGCGCGTGCTGTGGGCTTCCTGATGTCCCTCTACCAGCGCCGGCTGGCCTCCAGCACCTATTCGATGCGCCACAGCCTTGAGAATCGCGCTCGGAGGCTCGAAGGGGGCCTGAAGAAGGCTCAGGAACTCGTCAGACTTGTTCCACCCGACCTTCCCGACCCGGAAGAGATCGAGGAGATGGAGGAGAGTGAGCGCGAGCGTCTGGAAGAGATGCTCGAAGCCATCACGCTCGCCGGCAACGCCGAGCAGGTGCGCGAGGAGATTGTCGAACTCCGTCAACTTGCCGAACAGGCACAAGCCGTCGAAAGCACCGACTCGGAGGCCAAGCTGTCGAAGCTCAAGGACCTGCTCCACAGGGAGGGTTTCTTCGACCACCCGGACAAGCGCCTGCTGATCTTCACCGAGTTCAAGGACACGCTCGACTACCTCGTCGCGAAACTCAAAGGCTGGGGATTCCGCGTCGGCTGCATCCACGGCGGGATGAAGTCCGGCTCCCGCGACGAGCCGGGCACGCGCCTGCATTCCGAGCAGCAGTTCCGCGAGGGCGCAATTCAAATCCTCTTAGCCACAGAGGCGGCAGGTGAGGGTATCAATCTCCAGGTCTGCAATGTCCTTTTCAACTACGACATCCCGTGGAACCCGAACCGCCTTGAACAGCGCATGGGCCGCATCCACCGCTACGGCCAGCGCAAGGACTGCCTGATCTTCAACTTCGTGGCCACGAACACCATCGAGGGCCGCGTGCTCCAGCGGCTGCTGGAGAAGCTCCAGGAAATCCGCAATGCGCTCGACGACGATGCGGTCTTCAACGTCGTCGGTGAAATCCTGCCGGCGGCCCACGTGGAGCGCATTCTGCGGGACTACTACGCAGGGAAGCTGGGCGACGCCGACCTCGAGGAGCGCCTGCTTCAGAACGTTGACGAGGGACGCTTCCGCGCCATCTGCCAGAACGCTCTCGAGGGCCTAGCCACTAAGAGACTCAACTTG
It contains:
- a CDS encoding Type I restriction-modification system, DNA-methyltransferase subunit M, producing the protein MPRARKGGGRTNPTGGDLGFGAELWRMADALRGSMDAADYKHVVLGLIFLKYISDAFEEQHARLVAEQTEGADPEDPDEYRAHATGNGNGGRARADIWIYGQESNYATWRLAKMNLATRGSDGRVEQPVVCRVAPRHGTKCIAQEEWKGGWNHAYS
- a CDS encoding Type I restriction-modification system, DNA-methyltransferase subunit M, with protein sequence MTPGTISAKPPFNVSDWGGERLRDDKRWQYGVPIRRAGGTDCGWGWPHE
- a CDS encoding Mrr restriction system protein produces the protein MPIPDYQSLMLPLLRRLGDGAEQNIRDLITQLAEEFALTDAERKELLPSGQQPVFDNRVGWARTYMKKAGLLESSRRGWVRISQRGLNVLKEQPERIDDHFLERFEEFRAFRALRKTTAPTDQALATGDEPSPEESLARAYETLKQGVLDELLERVSQVSFEFFERLVVELLVRMGYGGSFQEAARAVGRSGDEGIDGIIKEDRLGLDVVYIQAKRWTNLVSRPEIQKFAGALQGHRARKGVFITTSSFSKEAWEYVEKIDSKIVLIDGEQLANLMFENGVGVSPVGTYSVKKVDNDFFLEE
- a CDS encoding ATP-dependent RNA helicase, translated to MSEKQILHQGQILTGSLFNEPMRVETVHDNGNGTWVLGLVGTQSERFRKVTLSGQDLAGLTILDAGFSYDGDGRLLRLGLQAYSLGIAWEFDPYFGLSISRVDPLPHQLEAVYDYILKLPRVHFLLADDAGAGKTIMAGLLIRELQLRGLAERILVACPANLSFQWQRELKEKFDEKFLVLKGDDIRDQFGVNQWLEQKKVITSLDLAKRTEILPGLRQVHWDLAIVDEAHRMSAADESHKSLRYKLGELLRDTSDHLLLLTATPHKGDPENFSLFLQLLDADAYADVRSIREAMDRRRAPFYLRRTKEAMVYFPERRPDGTWVAEKIFTKRIPHTVEFQIDGPEFDLYRDITRFVKQQSTKAAAQGDDPRARAVGFLMSLYQRRLASSTYSMRHSLENRARRLEGGLKKAQELVRLVPPDLPDPEEIEEMEESERERLEEMLEAITLAGNAEQVREEIVELRQLAEQAQAVESTDSEAKLSKLKDLLHREGFFDHPDKRLLIFTEFKDTLDYLVAKLKGWGFRVGCIHGGMKSGSRDEPGTRLHSEQQFREGAIQILLATEAAGEGINLQVCNVLFNYDIPWNPNRLEQRMGRIHRYGQRKDCLIFNFVATNTIEGRVLQRLLEKLQEIRNALDDDAVFNVVGEILPAAHVERILRDYYAGKLGDADLEERLLQNVDEGRFRAICQNALEGLATKRLNLEMLIERRARAQERRVVPETVARFLCEAAEYVPLKLKVVETMPHTFEPARTPSVLQRYERDSDWKLPPLAAKYPRCSTDRDTAEKNNLEWVTPGHPLFEAIRRHTCSQATEAFSKGACFHSLQHEAPARIDFYRARVVDGLGHVVRERLFAVELTGNGDPCLREPNALNNFMPAHAPGELPPVALLPEASAWLHENALQPFLEETRKERLAEVARIAEHVELSLTELLQRADEEIGKANEDKEKGVAGADGRLAQAENRHAELLARRERRRKELQQQRSLTLQAVERIASVLVLPHPDRQSPELQRLQPSAETEAAAMRVVIEYEKAQGRQVYDVHDRNLGYDLTSLDINSGELRLIEVKGLADATGTILLTPNERRVAEDRRDCYWLYVVTGCATKPVMQEPIRDPARFPWHEVSKVAHYWLEVNAMTQPMQVREDSPPYGSSPREAR